One Castanea sativa cultivar Marrone di Chiusa Pesio chromosome 4, ASM4071231v1 DNA window includes the following coding sequences:
- the LOC142632814 gene encoding uncharacterized protein LOC142632814: protein MCRSFPTTLRGAGREWFTRLPTSSIDNFNQLSSAFLRHFVGGQHPKRLADHLITVKQGERETLWSYVKRFTRETLEVDDVDDKVQLTTFKAGLKSREFVVSLAKNPPRTMAEMLLKAQKYMNAEDALAAIVDEERPKKEGRKTNVGDKRGSAQAIEEVT from the coding sequence ATGTGTCGTTCTTTCCCTACTACGTTGAGGGGAGCTGGAAGAGAGtggttcacgagattgcccACTTCGTCCATTGACAACTTCAACCAGTTAAGTAGTGCCTTTCTGCGCCATTTTGTCGGGGGGCAACATCCCAAGAGACTAGCGGATCACCTAATCACTGTTAAGCAAGGGGAGAGGGAGACCTTGTGGTCGTACGTGaaacgcttcactcgagagACCCTAGAGGTGGACGACGTGGACGACAAGGTCCAGCTGACAACATTTAAAGCGGGGCTTAAATCCAGAGAATTCGTCGTCTCGCTGGCAAAGAATCCGCCCCGGACAATGGCCGAGATGCTACTGAAAgcccaaaagtacatgaatgccgaGGATGCACTGGCAGCCATCGTAGACGAGGAAAGGCcgaagaaggaaggaaggaagacgaacgtaggggacaaaagagggagcgcCCAGGCCATCGAGGAGGTGACGTAG